In Tachypleus tridentatus isolate NWPU-2018 chromosome 7, ASM421037v1, whole genome shotgun sequence, a genomic segment contains:
- the LOC143256396 gene encoding quinone oxidoreductase-like — MARLMRAVRVREFGGPKVLKVENDVPVPSISRTELLVKVKAAGVNPVDTYIREGNFIKLPNLPYIPGRDGAGVVEAVGEDVTSFKVGQRVYFCTLKSTSQCGSYAEYTAVDNKLTFPLVDNLSFEEGAAIGIPYFTAYRALILKAGAVPGETVLIHGASGAVGIAATQLARTKNMKIIGTAGTQEGLNVVKEAGAHHVCCHRDKKYLQNIMEATENKGVDVILEMLANVNLEKDLSMLAPRGRVIIIGNRGTVNINPRDVMGPETSIIGVALLSTTEEEWNTITEEVLHGTEEGWVKPIVDKRYTLDSVVAAHHDIIHSKGAKGKLVLQID, encoded by the exons cTGTTGGTTAAAGTGAAGGCAGCAGGTGTAAATCCTGTTGATACTTATATTCGAGAGGGAAATTTCATCAAACTTCCAAACCTGCCGTATATCCCTGGTAGAGATGGTGCTGGTGTTGTTGAAGCTGTTGGAGAAGATGTCACCAGTTTCAAG GTTGGACAGAGAGTGTATTTTTGCACACTTAAAAGTACTTCGCAGTGTGGTTCTTATGCAGAATATACGGCTGTTGACAATAAATTAACCTTTCCATTAGTTGACAACTTATCTTTTGAAGAAGGTGCAGCCATAGGAATACCTTACTTCACAGCATATAGAGCGTTAATACTCAA AGCTGGTGCTGTCCCAGGGGAGACTGTTTTGATACATGGTGCTAGTGGGGCTGTTGGAATAGCTGCTACTCAGTTGGCTcgaacaaaaaatatgaaaatcataGGAACAGCTGGGACACAAGAAGGATTAAATGTTGTGAAAGAGGCTGGGGCACATCACGTCTGTTGTCACAGAGACAAGAAGTATTTACAGAATATAATG gaaGCTACTGAGAACAAAGGAGTTGATGTTATTCTGGAAATGCTAGCTAATGTCAACTTGGAAAAAGACTTATCTATGCTAGCACCCAGAGGACGTGTGATA atcaTTGGTAATCGAGGCACGGTGAACATAAATCCAAGAGATGTGATGGGTCCGGAAACTTCAATTATTGGAGTGGCTCTTCTTTCTACTACAGAG gaAGAGTGGAACACAATAACTGAAGAAGTTTTACATGGAACAGAGGAAGGTTGGGTGAAGCCAATTGTTGATAAGAGATACACTCTGGACTCTGTTGTTGCAGCTCATCATGATATAATTCACTCTAAAGGTGCTAAAGGAAAACTTGTCTTACAGATTGATTGA